A window from Dendrosporobacter quercicolus encodes these proteins:
- a CDS encoding gluconate:H+ symporter → MPLVILAAGIVLLFALIIGLRLNSFLSLIIVALLVGIAEGLPLANVFNSIEAGVGGTLGHLALVISFGAMLGKLMADSGGAQRIATTLIDKFGRQKVKWAVCLTGFIVGIALFYEVGFVLLIPLVFTVAVSAKIPLLEVGIPMAAALSVTHGFLPPHPGPTAIAVIFNADIGLTLVYGILIAIPTVIVAGPLLYNTMKDLNPEVPEGLYNPTIFKDEEMPSFASSVLTALVPVFLMAAASITKLTFPADSPVNVFFAFVGHPDMALLIAVGIAIFTFGLNRGKTMAEVMKTIEQSVLAIAMILLVVGGGGAFKQILVDSGVGKYIASLMAGSELSPLLLAWIIASVIRMAVGSATVAALTTGGIVAPLIPLTGVSPELMVLATGAGSLNFGPPNDPGFWMFKEFFGLTVRETVRSWCVMEVIIAVGGLVGVLVINAVLF, encoded by the coding sequence ATGCCGTTAGTCATTCTTGCAGCTGGTATTGTTCTTTTGTTTGCGTTAATCATCGGATTGAGACTCAATAGTTTCTTATCTCTCATTATTGTTGCTTTGCTTGTTGGTATAGCCGAAGGGTTGCCCCTGGCCAATGTTTTTAATTCAATTGAAGCCGGGGTGGGCGGAACGCTGGGCCATTTGGCCCTGGTTATCAGCTTCGGCGCTATGCTGGGCAAGCTGATGGCCGACAGCGGCGGCGCACAAAGGATAGCCACCACCTTAATTGATAAATTCGGCCGGCAAAAGGTAAAATGGGCGGTATGTTTGACTGGTTTTATTGTGGGAATTGCCCTGTTCTACGAAGTCGGTTTTGTTCTTTTGATTCCTTTGGTGTTTACAGTGGCGGTTTCCGCCAAGATTCCTTTGCTTGAAGTGGGAATTCCTATGGCCGCGGCTTTATCGGTAACCCATGGCTTTTTACCGCCGCATCCCGGGCCTACGGCAATTGCAGTTATTTTTAATGCCGATATCGGCTTGACTTTGGTTTATGGTATTTTGATTGCGATTCCCACCGTTATTGTGGCGGGACCGCTTTTATATAATACAATGAAAGACCTTAACCCGGAAGTTCCGGAAGGACTCTATAATCCAACGATTTTTAAAGATGAGGAAATGCCCAGCTTTGCGAGCAGTGTACTGACCGCACTGGTGCCTGTATTCCTAATGGCGGCTGCATCTATCACCAAACTGACTTTTCCGGCCGATTCACCGGTGAATGTATTCTTCGCCTTTGTCGGTCATCCGGATATGGCTTTACTGATCGCCGTTGGGATAGCAATTTTTACGTTTGGCTTAAATCGCGGCAAAACTATGGCTGAGGTAATGAAGACCATTGAGCAGTCGGTTCTGGCTATTGCGATGATTTTACTGGTTGTCGGCGGCGGCGGCGCTTTCAAGCAGATTTTGGTGGATAGCGGCGTCGGCAAGTATATTGCTTCTCTTATGGCCGGCTCCGAATTATCGCCGTTGCTTCTTGCCTGGATCATTGCCTCGGTCATCCGGATGGCTGTCGGTTCGGCGACAGTCGCTGCTTTGACCACAGGCGGAATTGTCGCTCCGTTAATTCCCCTCACCGGAGTAAGTCCTGAGCTGATGGTTCTTGCCACCGGGGCCGGTAGTTTGAATTTTGGTCCGCCCAATGATCCCGGATTCTGGATGTTTAAAGAATTTTTCGGATTAACAGTCCGGGAAACGGTTAGATCCTGGTGCGTAATGGAGGTCATTATCGCTGTGGGAGGCTTGGTCGGGGTACTTGTTATTAACGCAGTTCTATTTTAG
- a CDS encoding DeoR/GlpR family DNA-binding transcription regulator — MKFRRISEIENYLNDVGNISLDKLCEVFSVSKNTIRRDIAELEKRGLIRKVYGGIVSTKKTTPEPFKLREVKNQQEKKIAAELACRLVDDNDVIFIDSGTTTMHMVPHLAARKNLTIITYNLHVIIAAMPYPNLNVISTGGELHREANSFVGINTINFLKNYNIAKTFLSSTGISLTSGVTNVSPAEYQIKKYMLETAATPILLVDHTKINIASLMTYCKLEDMNYIVMDSPPPQEYIDFFAKNQIVLLTGSQNE, encoded by the coding sequence TTGAAGTTCCGTCGTATAAGTGAAATTGAGAACTATCTAAACGACGTTGGAAACATTTCACTGGATAAATTATGTGAAGTTTTCAGTGTCTCTAAAAATACAATTCGCCGCGATATTGCAGAACTTGAAAAACGCGGCTTAATCCGAAAAGTATACGGCGGTATAGTCAGCACTAAAAAAACCACGCCTGAACCCTTTAAATTGCGGGAAGTAAAAAATCAGCAGGAAAAGAAAATAGCAGCTGAGCTTGCCTGCCGGTTAGTCGATGATAATGATGTTATCTTTATTGATTCCGGAACGACAACAATGCACATGGTTCCCCATCTTGCCGCCAGAAAAAATTTAACCATCATCACCTACAATTTGCATGTTATTATCGCCGCAATGCCCTATCCTAACCTAAATGTAATTTCCACCGGCGGCGAGCTGCATCGGGAAGCCAACTCTTTTGTCGGCATTAACACAATTAACTTTCTGAAGAACTATAATATCGCTAAAACGTTTTTAAGCTCAACCGGCATCTCTTTAACCAGCGGAGTTACCAATGTCTCCCCGGCGGAATACCAGATTAAGAAATATATGCTGGAAACTGCCGCCACCCCAATACTGCTGGTAGACCATACTAAAATCAACATTGCATCGTTAATGACTTACTGCAAGCTTGAGGATATGAATTATATTGTCATGGATAGTCCGCCTCCTCAGGAATATATTGATTTTTTTGCGAAAAACCAGATTGTTTTACTAACCGGAAGCCAGAATGAATAG
- a CDS encoding 5-deoxy-glucuronate isomerase has protein sequence MMGYLEEIKQGYNRISDRNNAREQMLMDIGIAAGKAGEKQAYWDEEQETALLLLKGKVELSWEGGSRLIERSSVFDENPSCLHIARKVKVEIKAHSDYELIIQKTANEAAFESRLYLPDECKAEQFGKGVWEEAALRIVRTVFDYSTAPYSKLVIGEVIHYPGRWSSYIPHHHPQPEVYFYKFDKPQGFGFSLIGEEACKIKHNSFSLIPGGLVHPQVAAPGYAMYYCWMIRHLDNNPWTDRVNDPAHAWLLDPSAKIWRPATHV, from the coding sequence ATGATGGGTTATCTGGAAGAAATCAAGCAGGGCTACAACAGAATCAGCGATCGAAACAACGCCCGGGAGCAGATGCTGATGGATATAGGCATAGCGGCCGGTAAAGCAGGGGAAAAGCAGGCGTATTGGGATGAGGAGCAGGAGACGGCCTTGCTGCTGCTCAAAGGAAAAGTAGAACTCAGCTGGGAAGGCGGGAGCCGTCTTATAGAGAGAAGCTCGGTATTTGACGAAAACCCGTCCTGTCTGCATATCGCGCGCAAGGTCAAAGTGGAAATAAAAGCGCACAGCGATTATGAGCTGATTATTCAAAAAACAGCCAACGAGGCTGCATTTGAAAGCAGGCTGTATTTGCCGGACGAATGCAAAGCGGAACAGTTTGGCAAAGGCGTGTGGGAAGAAGCTGCGCTGAGGATCGTAAGAACGGTGTTTGACTATTCCACCGCGCCTTATTCCAAGCTGGTGATCGGGGAAGTAATCCATTATCCCGGGAGATGGTCAAGCTACATACCTCATCATCACCCGCAGCCGGAGGTATACTTTTATAAGTTTGACAAACCGCAGGGTTTCGGGTTTTCCCTGATCGGAGAAGAAGCCTGCAAAATCAAACACAACAGCTTTTCGCTGATACCGGGAGGGCTGGTGCATCCGCAGGTGGCGGCGCCGGGATATGCCATGTACTATTGCTGGATGATCCGGCATTTGGATAATAATCCTTGGACGGACAGGGTCAACGACCCGGCCCATGCCTGGCTGCTTGACCCGTCGGCCAAAATCTGGCGGCCTGCAACGCACGTGTAA
- a CDS encoding 2-hydroxyacid dehydrogenase, translated as MAKVLVVGDPLLTSEALKKAVHSTLGEHTEVVCADWKPASDEEFWYLRSIVEKNGPSVGKPPQELYDLAADVDLIITQHTPINAQIIARAQKCSAIGICRAGVENIDVQAATKKNIAVFHTMGRNAHAVSDYTIGMMLCEMRNIARSHAELKQGNWKKQYANAGFVGDMFEKTVGLVGFGYIGHVVAKKLQGFDVEVIVYDPFASQAVIEEAGAKKVSLEELCRRADFISMHARLSPETQGLLGAEQFALMKPTAYVVNTARAGLIDEQALIEALQTKKIGGAALDVFWVEPPAADHPLMNLDNVTITPHLAGSTKDAFSRTPYLLLAEIKRTVLEGNPRWVVNLNDLSLDLKALK; from the coding sequence GTGGCAAAAGTATTGGTGGTTGGAGATCCGTTATTAACTTCAGAGGCTTTAAAGAAAGCTGTTCATTCAACGTTAGGCGAGCATACCGAGGTTGTTTGCGCCGACTGGAAGCCGGCAAGCGATGAAGAGTTTTGGTATTTACGCAGTATTGTGGAAAAAAATGGCCCGTCCGTTGGAAAGCCGCCGCAAGAGCTGTATGATCTGGCTGCGGATGTGGACTTGATTATTACCCAGCATACGCCGATCAATGCCCAAATTATTGCCAGGGCGCAAAAATGCTCGGCAATCGGAATTTGCCGGGCGGGTGTGGAAAATATCGATGTACAGGCGGCAACCAAGAAGAATATCGCGGTCTTTCATACAATGGGAAGAAACGCCCATGCCGTTTCTGACTATACCATTGGCATGATGCTGTGCGAAATGAGAAATATCGCCCGTTCACACGCTGAGTTAAAGCAGGGGAACTGGAAAAAGCAATATGCCAATGCCGGTTTTGTCGGGGATATGTTTGAAAAAACAGTCGGCTTGGTTGGCTTTGGCTATATTGGGCATGTTGTCGCCAAGAAACTGCAGGGGTTTGATGTGGAAGTTATCGTTTATGATCCGTTTGCCAGTCAGGCGGTTATTGAAGAAGCCGGCGCTAAGAAAGTGTCGCTGGAGGAGTTATGCAGGCGCGCCGATTTTATCAGTATGCATGCCCGGTTGTCACCCGAAACGCAGGGTTTACTCGGAGCCGAACAGTTCGCCCTGATGAAACCGACAGCCTATGTGGTTAATACGGCCAGGGCGGGATTAATTGATGAACAGGCCTTGATTGAGGCGCTGCAAACAAAAAAGATCGGCGGCGCGGCGCTTGACGTTTTTTGGGTTGAGCCTCCGGCGGCGGATCATCCGCTGATGAACTTGGATAATGTCACAATTACGCCGCATTTGGCCGGTTCGACCAAAGACGCCTTCAGCCGCACGCCTTACCTGCTGTTGGCGGAAATTAAGCGTACAGTGCTTGAGGGAAATCCAAGATGGGTGGTAAACCTAAACGACCTGTCTCTTGATCTTAAGGCTTTGAAATAA
- the iolD gene encoding 3D-(3,5/4)-trihydroxycyclohexane-1,2-dione acylhydrolase (decyclizing): MKKVRLTVAQALIRFLNSQYVEVDGRQDKFVKGIFTIFGHGNVVGLGQALEQDAGDLTVHQGRNEQGMAHAAIAFAKQKLRRQIYACTSSVGPGAANMITAAATASANRIPVLLLPGDVYATRQPDPVLQQIEQFHDLTISTNDAFKAVSRYWDRIARPEQLMTACIQAMRVLTDPADTGAVTLALPQDVQGEAYDYPAYFFDRRVHRIERRPATSEMIRAAVQRIAGKKKPLIICGGGVKYSEASRELQEFAETFHIPFAETQAGKSAIVWDHPLNLGGIGETGSLAANAIAKEADLVIGVGTRYTDFTTSSKWIFQNPQVDFLNINIAVFDTYKLDGVRVVADAKAALAALTTELKQAGYKTGYTTETEEAREKLRQEVDRVYSIEYTGKDFVPEIDDHLDRLVLEEFINTTGSCLTQTRVIGVLNEMLSADDIIVGASGSLPGDLQRVWRSKGVNTYHIEYGFSCMGYEISGALGVKLAEPDREVYAFTGDGSYMMLHSELVTSLQERKKINVILLDNMTFGCINNLQIGHGSDSFGTEFRYRNEKTGKLDGGFVPVDFAKSAAGYGCKTYTVKSIEELRRALADARKQTASTLLDIKVLPKTMVRNYNSWWRVGVAEVSGNERIRSAYELVKGNIDQARLY, from the coding sequence ATGAAAAAGGTAAGACTAACCGTAGCGCAGGCGCTGATCCGATTCCTAAACAGCCAGTATGTGGAAGTCGATGGGCGTCAGGATAAATTTGTCAAAGGAATATTCACCATCTTTGGGCATGGCAATGTAGTGGGACTGGGACAGGCGCTGGAACAGGACGCCGGGGATTTAACCGTGCATCAGGGAAGGAACGAACAGGGAATGGCGCATGCCGCCATCGCTTTTGCCAAACAAAAGCTGAGACGGCAAATTTACGCCTGTACCTCATCCGTAGGGCCGGGTGCGGCCAATATGATCACAGCAGCCGCGACCGCAAGCGCAAACCGCATCCCGGTATTGCTGCTGCCGGGAGACGTCTATGCCACCAGGCAGCCGGATCCTGTGCTGCAGCAAATAGAGCAATTTCATGATCTGACCATCAGTACAAACGATGCCTTTAAAGCAGTAAGCAGATACTGGGACCGGATCGCAAGGCCTGAGCAGCTGATGACAGCCTGCATACAGGCAATGCGCGTGCTGACCGACCCGGCCGATACCGGTGCGGTAACCCTGGCTTTGCCGCAGGATGTACAGGGGGAAGCGTATGACTACCCGGCATACTTTTTTGACAGGCGTGTGCACCGGATCGAAAGAAGGCCGGCGACAAGTGAAATGATCAGAGCGGCAGTCCAAAGAATTGCGGGAAAAAAGAAACCGCTGATCATCTGCGGCGGCGGCGTAAAATACTCGGAAGCATCGCGGGAACTGCAAGAATTCGCCGAAACCTTTCACATCCCGTTTGCCGAAACCCAGGCGGGAAAGAGCGCAATTGTCTGGGATCATCCGCTGAACCTGGGCGGAATAGGCGAGACCGGCAGTTTGGCGGCCAATGCCATTGCCAAAGAAGCAGACCTGGTCATCGGAGTGGGTACGCGATATACCGACTTTACCACCTCCTCCAAATGGATATTCCAGAATCCTCAGGTAGACTTCCTGAATATCAACATCGCTGTGTTTGACACTTACAAACTGGATGGCGTAAGAGTGGTGGCGGATGCCAAAGCGGCGCTGGCAGCCTTGACGACGGAGCTGAAACAGGCGGGCTATAAAACAGGCTACACCACGGAGACGGAAGAAGCGCGGGAAAAGCTCAGACAGGAAGTAGACCGGGTATACAGTATTGAGTATACGGGTAAAGATTTTGTCCCGGAAATAGACGACCATTTAGACCGTTTGGTGCTGGAGGAATTTATAAACACGACAGGATCATGCCTGACGCAAACCAGGGTGATCGGCGTACTCAACGAAATGCTGTCGGCGGACGACATTATTGTGGGCGCTTCGGGGAGCCTGCCGGGTGATTTGCAGCGGGTATGGCGGTCCAAAGGCGTTAATACCTACCATATAGAATACGGATTCTCCTGCATGGGCTATGAAATAAGCGGGGCGCTGGGCGTGAAGCTGGCGGAACCGGACCGGGAAGTATATGCTTTTACCGGGGACGGTTCGTACATGATGCTGCATTCCGAACTGGTGACCTCCCTGCAGGAAAGGAAAAAAATTAATGTCATCCTGCTGGATAACATGACCTTCGGCTGTATCAACAATCTGCAGATTGGACATGGCAGCGATAGCTTCGGGACGGAATTCAGGTACCGGAATGAAAAGACAGGCAAACTGGACGGAGGATTTGTGCCGGTAGACTTTGCAAAAAGTGCGGCAGGCTATGGCTGCAAGACCTATACGGTAAAGAGTATTGAAGAGCTGCGGCGGGCGCTGGCGGATGCAAGGAAACAGACGGCGTCTACGTTGCTTGATATCAAAGTGCTGCCGAAAACAATGGTGCGCAATTATAACTCGTGGTGGCGGGTAGGCGTGGCTGAGGTGAGCGGAAACGAACGCATTCGTTCGGCATATGAGCTGGTGAAAGGGAATATCGATCAAGCCCGTTTGTATTGA
- the iolE gene encoding myo-inosose-2 dehydratase → MFNAENVKLGIAPIAWTNDDMPELGRENTFEQCVSEAALAGFAGTEVGSKFPKDAAVLKKALDLRGLEIASAWFSSFLTTKPYEETEAEFIRHRDFLSAMGARVVVVSEQGHSIQGQNIAVFEGKYVLDDAAWKLLAAGLNKLGALAREKGMKLVFHHHMGTVVQTTEEIDKLLGLTDENLVYLLYDTGHLVYSGENPELILKKYVNRIKHVHLKDIRPAMRDKVKQESLSFLKGVRLGAFTVPGDGCIDFVPLFKILADHQYEGWLLVEAEQDPAKANPLEYALKARAYLKTQLGF, encoded by the coding sequence ATGTTTAACGCGGAGAACGTAAAACTGGGTATTGCGCCTATTGCCTGGACGAACGACGATATGCCGGAGCTTGGCCGGGAAAATACATTTGAACAATGCGTCAGTGAGGCGGCGTTAGCCGGTTTTGCCGGGACTGAAGTTGGGAGCAAATTTCCCAAGGATGCAGCAGTGTTGAAAAAGGCTCTTGATCTGCGGGGTCTGGAAATTGCCAGCGCCTGGTTCAGCTCTTTCCTGACCACAAAGCCTTACGAAGAGACTGAAGCCGAGTTTATCAGACATCGTGATTTTCTCAGTGCAATGGGAGCCAGGGTTGTTGTGGTATCAGAACAGGGGCATAGTATCCAGGGGCAAAATATTGCCGTTTTTGAAGGCAAGTATGTCCTGGATGACGCTGCATGGAAGCTGCTGGCGGCGGGGCTTAACAAACTAGGCGCGTTAGCGCGGGAAAAAGGAATGAAACTGGTATTCCATCATCATATGGGTACAGTGGTTCAAACAACGGAGGAGATTGACAAGCTGCTGGGCTTAACTGATGAAAATCTGGTTTATTTGTTGTATGACACCGGACATCTCGTATACTCAGGTGAGAATCCGGAGTTGATATTGAAGAAATATGTCAATAGAATAAAGCATGTCCATTTAAAAGATATCCGTCCGGCGATGCGGGATAAAGTGAAACAAGAAAGTCTCAGCTTTTTGAAAGGCGTCCGGCTGGGGGCATTTACTGTTCCCGGCGACGGTTGTATTGATTTTGTCCCCTTGTTTAAGATACTGGCGGATCATCAGTATGAAGGCTGGCTGCTGGTTGAGGCAGAGCAGGACCCGGCTAAAGCCAATCCCTTAGAGTATGCATTAAAGGCAAGAGCGTATTTGAAGACTCAGCTGGGGTTTTGA
- a CDS encoding Cof-type HAD-IIB family hydrolase, whose translation MNKDFTMKLVVLDLDGTLLDEKKEIPPQTMQTIRNVQEKGIAVTLASSRPLCSMLPYARALQLDLPLIAHSGAIITGAAGSGIRQRQPLNPPSARLAIELLEKHEYYIKAYCDDILYVQEAIAETIKYSQLYGVPYREVGKNNLTGLPEIPIRLMMFDRDSRRIERIPELLGDLRHDFSFANDTEYGLEMVDCSVNKGNAVKLLCDELGLEMREVMAIGNEGNDVEMIKMAGLGIAMGNACTELKRVAAAVTKSNIESGVEYALKKYILEC comes from the coding sequence TTGAATAAGGATTTTACAATGAAACTGGTCGTACTTGATCTTGATGGAACTTTGCTGGATGAAAAAAAAGAGATTCCCCCGCAAACCATGCAAACAATCCGTAATGTACAGGAAAAGGGGATTGCTGTGACGCTGGCGTCGTCACGGCCTCTTTGCTCAATGTTGCCCTATGCCCGTGCGTTGCAGCTTGACTTGCCGTTAATTGCGCACAGCGGCGCTATCATAACCGGAGCCGCCGGAAGCGGCATCAGGCAAAGACAACCCTTAAACCCGCCCAGCGCCCGGTTGGCGATTGAATTGCTGGAGAAGCATGAGTATTATATTAAGGCTTATTGCGACGACATCCTCTATGTTCAGGAAGCAATTGCAGAAACAATCAAGTATTCTCAACTATATGGCGTCCCATACCGGGAGGTAGGAAAAAATAACTTAACAGGCCTGCCGGAAATTCCGATTCGACTAATGATGTTCGATAGAGATTCGCGCCGGATTGAACGAATTCCCGAATTATTGGGCGATTTACGGCATGATTTTTCCTTTGCCAATGATACCGAATACGGCCTGGAAATGGTGGATTGTTCAGTGAACAAAGGCAATGCGGTTAAACTGCTGTGCGATGAGCTTGGACTGGAAATGCGTGAGGTGATGGCAATCGGCAATGAAGGCAATGATGTTGAAATGATTAAGATGGCCGGACTCGGCATTGCGATGGGCAATGCCTGCACCGAACTAAAGCGGGTTGCGGCGGCTGTAACGAAGTCCAATATTGAGTCCGGCGTGGAATACGCCTTGAAAAAATATATTTTAGAGTGTTAA
- a CDS encoding AraC family transcriptional regulator: MIQCYAKRDFVPTFSYGCMPKLRYVSKVSAAYKYPRLMHGHDDVLEILFVHSGTGTYVVNSAKYPIQQGDAVICNSNVLHDEIPECNNGLSTYCCGISNLQLDGLKKNCLIPDNVRPVVSCHSQQQNISCLMDMLHCKLSSDQKDEEECCHFLMLSLLTILLKLIKANPIYIDKTKKDDNILRGEMIKAYIDAHYDEELSLSYISRAFNLNPYYLIRIFKKVVGYSPMQYITRRRIGEAQKLLVSTDYPVVEIAPMVGYNSISHFNMMFFKYIGISPRKYRNTYTIMKKKSNDCRTKK, from the coding sequence ATGATACAGTGTTATGCTAAACGGGATTTTGTACCAACTTTTTCTTATGGCTGCATGCCTAAACTGCGTTATGTTTCTAAAGTTAGCGCAGCCTATAAATACCCCCGTCTGATGCATGGGCATGATGATGTATTGGAAATTCTGTTTGTACACAGCGGTACAGGCACGTATGTTGTTAATTCGGCCAAGTACCCTATTCAACAGGGCGATGCCGTTATTTGTAACAGTAATGTACTTCACGATGAAATTCCTGAATGCAATAACGGGCTCAGTACCTATTGCTGCGGAATTTCCAACTTACAGCTTGATGGTTTGAAAAAGAACTGCTTAATACCGGATAATGTCCGCCCGGTAGTGTCCTGTCATTCTCAGCAGCAAAATATCTCATGCCTTATGGATATGCTTCACTGCAAGCTCTCATCAGACCAAAAGGACGAAGAGGAATGCTGCCATTTTTTAATGCTTTCCTTGCTGACAATTTTGCTTAAGTTAATTAAAGCAAACCCGATTTACATTGATAAAACAAAAAAGGATGACAATATTTTACGCGGCGAGATGATCAAGGCCTATATAGATGCCCATTATGACGAAGAACTCAGTTTATCTTACATTAGCCGCGCCTTTAATTTAAATCCTTATTATCTGATTCGTATATTCAAAAAAGTCGTAGGGTATTCACCCATGCAGTATATTACCCGGCGGCGGATCGGGGAGGCTCAAAAACTGCTGGTTAGTACCGACTATCCTGTGGTTGAAATTGCTCCAATGGTAGGCTATAACAGCATCAGCCACTTTAACATGATGTTTTTTAAATATATCGGTATTTCTCCCCGTAAATACCGCAATACATACACGATAATGAAAAAAAAGAGCAACGATTGCCGGACAAAAAAGTAG
- a CDS encoding FGGY-family carbohydrate kinase, whose product MSYLIGLDVGSTSCKAVACDLDGHFLATSSRPTITDYLENGWSELDSDKLWSGVAACLKDVVDQVGADRCEGVAVATMNSTVLLDAEDRPLHPIISWLDVRTDKIAEEWKRTFGAEKIYQLTGINPNSVAGITKIQWIKNQYPELFSKAHRWLQVQDFISYKLTGVAKVSYTNACRTMAFDLNKREWSEDILKTAGIAPALLSEPVRSGSLIGGVQPSIEKLTGLSAGTPVFAGGIDYACGAFATGIIDTGQMLNSTGTSEQIMVVTDQPQTNPSYINQNFTSVLHVVNDKYYMMGMILASGGIFEWFKREFKGGSFDELVEEASRQPIGANGCMLLPYFAGRYSLSIDANAKGAFTGLTLATKRGDVVRSMIEGLCYEMMANLSGMQSISATNVHSIYAIGGAAKSDFWLQMKADVTGLTVKSKFVPESAALGAAMLAGLGAGVYASPTDAVERMSHQEKIYQPNEQNHEKYQKIYKALYQDLYIALKEFNEKLAGVQNCLR is encoded by the coding sequence ATGTCTTATCTAATTGGTCTAGATGTTGGCTCAACAAGCTGCAAAGCGGTTGCCTGTGATCTTGACGGTCATTTTCTGGCAACATCCAGCCGGCCGACAATAACGGATTATCTGGAAAACGGATGGTCTGAGCTTGATTCGGACAAGCTGTGGAGCGGCGTTGCTGCTTGCCTGAAGGATGTTGTTGATCAAGTTGGCGCTGACCGGTGCGAAGGTGTGGCGGTTGCCACGATGAACAGCACCGTATTGCTTGATGCTGAGGACCGTCCGTTGCATCCGATCATTAGCTGGCTGGATGTTAGAACAGATAAAATTGCCGAGGAATGGAAAAGAACGTTTGGTGCGGAAAAAATTTATCAGCTTACCGGGATCAATCCAAACTCGGTTGCCGGCATCACTAAAATTCAGTGGATAAAAAATCAATATCCCGAGCTTTTTTCCAAAGCGCATCGTTGGCTGCAAGTGCAGGATTTTATCAGCTATAAATTAACCGGTGTGGCTAAAGTCAGCTATACCAACGCCTGCCGTACCATGGCCTTTGATTTGAACAAACGGGAATGGTCGGAGGATATTTTGAAAACAGCCGGAATTGCGCCGGCGTTATTGTCAGAGCCGGTGCGTTCAGGCAGTTTGATTGGCGGCGTCCAGCCGTCAATAGAAAAACTGACCGGGCTGAGCGCCGGGACCCCTGTGTTTGCAGGTGGGATCGACTATGCCTGCGGCGCATTTGCCACCGGTATTATTGATACCGGGCAAATGCTGAATTCCACCGGCACCAGTGAACAGATTATGGTAGTGACCGATCAGCCCCAGACAAATCCGTCCTATATCAACCAAAATTTTACTTCAGTACTGCATGTGGTAAACGATAAGTATTATATGATGGGCATGATTTTGGCCTCAGGCGGCATATTCGAATGGTTTAAGCGGGAGTTCAAGGGCGGGTCGTTTGATGAACTGGTGGAAGAGGCAAGCCGGCAGCCGATTGGAGCGAATGGCTGCATGCTGCTGCCGTATTTTGCCGGACGGTATTCTCTGAGCATTGACGCCAACGCCAAAGGGGCTTTTACCGGTTTGACGCTGGCGACAAAGCGCGGCGACGTGGTCAGGTCAATGATCGAAGGGCTTTGCTATGAGATGATGGCCAATTTAAGTGGAATGCAAAGTATTTCCGCTACGAATGTTCATTCTATTTATGCCATTGGCGGGGCCGCCAAAAGTGATTTCTGGCTGCAGATGAAAGCCGATGTTACCGGCTTAACCGTGAAAAGCAAATTTGTGCCGGAATCTGCGGCGCTTGGCGCAGCCATGCTGGCCGGACTGGGCGCAGGCGTTTATGCCAGCCCGACTGATGCCGTCGAGCGTATGAGTCACCAGGAAAAAATATATCAGCCCAATGAACAAAACCATGAGAAATATCAAAAGATATATAAAGCGTTATATCAGGATTTATATATCGCGTTAAAAGAATTTAATGAAAAACTGGCGGGTGTTCAAAACTGCCTGCGTTAG